From Dehalococcoidia bacterium, the proteins below share one genomic window:
- a CDS encoding type II secretion system F family protein codes for MFDVSAYRYDLVSLFTHLAALATAHVDRAHLFHTAHSLGYRPSPFFGRVLSLVRGLGYDFAHACQRVAHMAQEEIMHNILLRLGNSMASGEAEGAFLRRELRVLMQDYVNEFERDLESLRKWTDAFVALEAAAIMILLVAIVSNLIYQLGPAFLLITEVGVLAVGVLGLWLIRRVSPFDPMIYHGAQGSREVRWLRLLGRTLAPGALVLGLLTYVMTGKIGPALLASALLLAPLGLYVFLLEQRVNSRDRDIADFVRALGGVTAARGGTIADSLRHMDRKSIGSLEPQLKRLLQRLDAGLDSMRAWAYFMAETGSELVRRVVSAFWDAMRMGGEPEASGNIAADLGLQVYLLRARRRLVSSTFNFVIVPLHGVLVGLLLFINEIVGAFNAGLLRAQEILAGASVSSFSPQELGIPVGLTFHSVDTQHVMASVTWVALALTCINTLAAQMVAGGSHYKLALFGALNMGATGLALVAIPPLAARMFGSMGLGSF; via the coding sequence TTGTTCGATGTCAGTGCCTATCGTTATGACTTGGTCTCCCTGTTCACTCACCTGGCAGCCCTGGCCACAGCCCACGTGGACCGCGCCCATCTATTCCACACGGCCCACAGCTTGGGGTATCGCCCCTCCCCCTTCTTCGGGCGCGTCCTCTCCCTGGTGCGGGGGCTGGGGTATGACTTCGCCCACGCCTGTCAGCGGGTGGCCCACATGGCCCAAGAGGAGATCATGCACAACATCCTTCTGCGGCTGGGCAACTCCATGGCCTCCGGCGAGGCGGAAGGGGCGTTTTTGCGGCGGGAGCTGCGCGTCCTCATGCAGGACTATGTGAACGAGTTCGAAAGGGACTTGGAGTCCCTGCGCAAGTGGACCGATGCCTTTGTGGCCCTGGAGGCAGCGGCCATAATGATCCTGCTGGTGGCCATCGTCTCCAACCTCATCTACCAGTTGGGCCCTGCCTTTCTGCTCATCACCGAAGTGGGGGTGCTGGCTGTGGGCGTCCTGGGGCTGTGGCTTATCCGGCGTGTGTCCCCCTTCGACCCCATGATCTATCATGGCGCCCAGGGCTCGCGCGAGGTGAGGTGGCTCAGGCTTTTGGGGAGGACGTTGGCGCCGGGAGCGCTGGTGTTGGGCCTGCTGACATATGTCATGACTGGCAAAATAGGGCCCGCTCTACTTGCCTCTGCCCTTCTTCTGGCCCCCTTGGGGCTGTACGTGTTCCTTCTGGAGCAGAGGGTCAACAGCCGCGACCGGGACATCGCTGACTTCGTAAGGGCTCTGGGAGGGGTGACAGCCGCCCGTGGCGGCACCATAGCCGACAGCCTCCGCCATATGGACCGCAAGTCTATAGGCTCGCTGGAGCCCCAACTGAAGCGTCTGCTGCAACGGCTGGACGCAGGGTTAGACAGTATGCGCGCCTGGGCCTACTTCATGGCCGAGACCGGCAGCGAGCTGGTGCGGCGGGTGGTGAGTGCCTTCTGGGACGCCATGCGCATGGGTGGTGAGCCAGAGGCCTCGGGCAACATAGCTGCAGACCTAGGGTTACAGGTCTACCTCCTGCGGGCCCGCAGGAGGCTGGTATCCTCCACCTTCAACTTCGTCATCGTGCCCTTGCACGGCGTTTTGGTAGGCCTTCTCCTCTTCATCAACGAGATCGTAGGCGCCTTCAACGCAGGGCTGTTGCGCGCTCAGGAGATACTGGCAGGGGCCAGCGTCAGCTCCTTCTCCCCCCAGGAGCTGGGGATTCCGGTAGGACTGACCTTCCATAGCGTGGACACCCAACACGTGATGGCCTCCGTCACCTGGGTGGCCTTGGCCCTCACATGCATCAACACCCTGGCCGCCCAGATGGTGGCTGGGGGATCCCACTATAAGTTAGCCCTCTTCGGGGCCCTCAACATGGGAGCTACAGGGTTGGCCCTGGTGGCTATCCCGCCTCTAGCCGCCAGGATGTTCGGGTCTATGGGTCTGGGCTCCTTCTAG
- a CDS encoding type II/IV secretion system ATPase subunit: MPVVRLPFPLQEVGPHEGCPICQALPQELREEAMAHPHLFRYVHSLPVNEIGVPQFYRKLERKLGEAGLPNIIYPVGNATFAHVLADPQDARNYYIPVEPVLSGEELRPVLEAVEDRLVEEVTKFPQPTTAEERRQLLEEALKRVVSVNGARAPKDPQALRKAKKVPVSPAELEAVRYLLLRDKVGLGVLEPMILDPYIEDVSCSGLGPIFIEHKVFKALKSAIVFEEEEDLDTFLRRLSERIGKPVTHRRPIVDATLPDGSRINIVYGSEVSKRGSNFTIRKFAATPMSVLDLVEGGSLDYRMLAYLSIVIEEGMNLFVSGETASGKTTLLNAITTFIPPEAKIVTIEDTPELQVPHPNWTREVVRGSSEDGAAVTMFDLLKAALRQRPNAILVGEIRGEEGNIAFQAMQTGHQVMATFHAATVEKLIQRITAAPINVPKTYVDNLNVVVITSAVRLRTGKLARRVLSISEIFGYDSVTDSFAFAEAFRWDPVQDRFEFLGYMNSYLLEHKIAVRRGIPANKRREMYLELERRAKVLQELHRSGVKDFHDLYQVLAKARRQGLF; encoded by the coding sequence GTGCCTGTAGTGCGCCTGCCGTTCCCCCTCCAGGAGGTGGGGCCCCACGAGGGGTGCCCCATCTGTCAGGCCCTTCCTCAGGAGCTACGAGAGGAGGCCATGGCCCATCCCCACCTCTTTCGGTACGTGCACTCGCTGCCCGTAAACGAGATAGGGGTACCCCAATTCTATCGCAAACTGGAGCGCAAGCTGGGGGAAGCGGGGCTGCCCAACATCATCTATCCGGTGGGCAACGCCACCTTCGCCCATGTCCTGGCCGATCCCCAGGATGCCCGCAACTATTACATCCCTGTGGAGCCCGTCCTTTCGGGCGAGGAGCTGCGCCCCGTCTTGGAGGCGGTGGAAGACAGGCTAGTGGAGGAGGTCACCAAATTCCCACAGCCCACCACCGCCGAGGAGCGAAGGCAGCTGCTGGAGGAGGCCCTCAAGCGGGTGGTATCCGTCAACGGCGCCCGCGCCCCCAAAGACCCGCAAGCCCTGAGGAAGGCCAAGAAGGTCCCTGTATCGCCTGCCGAGCTGGAGGCCGTGCGCTATTTGCTCTTGCGGGACAAGGTAGGGCTAGGAGTCCTGGAGCCCATGATCCTGGATCCCTACATCGAAGACGTGAGCTGCAGCGGTCTGGGGCCCATCTTCATCGAGCACAAGGTGTTCAAGGCCCTCAAATCGGCCATCGTCTTCGAGGAGGAGGAGGACCTGGACACCTTCCTGCGAAGGCTATCGGAGCGGATAGGGAAGCCCGTCACCCACCGCCGGCCCATTGTGGACGCCACTCTGCCCGATGGCTCCCGCATCAACATCGTCTACGGCTCCGAGGTGTCCAAGCGGGGGAGCAACTTCACCATCCGCAAGTTCGCCGCCACCCCCATGAGCGTCCTGGACCTGGTGGAGGGTGGTAGCCTGGACTACCGCATGTTGGCGTACCTCTCCATCGTCATTGAAGAGGGGATGAACCTGTTCGTCTCCGGGGAGACAGCTTCGGGCAAGACCACCCTCCTCAACGCCATCACCACCTTCATCCCTCCCGAGGCCAAGATCGTCACCATCGAGGACACGCCGGAGCTGCAGGTGCCCCATCCCAATTGGACGCGGGAGGTGGTGAGGGGCAGCAGCGAGGATGGGGCGGCGGTGACCATGTTCGACCTCCTCAAGGCCGCTCTGCGCCAGCGCCCCAACGCCATTCTGGTGGGCGAGATCCGCGGCGAGGAGGGGAACATCGCCTTCCAGGCCATGCAGACGGGCCACCAGGTAATGGCTACCTTCCATGCCGCCACCGTGGAGAAACTCATCCAGCGCATCACCGCTGCCCCCATCAACGTGCCCAAAACGTATGTGGACAACCTCAACGTGGTGGTCATCACCAGCGCCGTGCGTCTGCGCACAGGCAAGCTAGCCCGCAGGGTATTGTCCATAAGCGAGATCTTCGGCTACGACTCGGTGACCGACTCCTTCGCCTTCGCTGAGGCCTTCCGTTGGGACCCGGTGCAGGATCGATTTGAGTTCTTGGGCTACATGAACAGCTACCTGCTGGAGCACAAGATCGCCGTCCGGCGCGGCATCCCGGCCAACAAGCGCCGTGAGATGTACCTGGAACTAGAGCGGCGGGCCAAGGTGCTGCAGGAGCTACATCGTTCGGGGGTGAAGGACTTCCATGACCTTTACCAAGTCCTTGCCAAGGCCAGGCGTCAGGGCCTCTTCTAA
- a CDS encoding ATPase domain-containing protein, with the protein MEVALEEREEEEEEGTPLISTGVLEMDKRLGGGLPPSSLTLIEGDPDAGKSVFALQLAFGALRAGFRAAIFLAEATPREVLEMMDSFGMPMSDYYILGRAALFPADLRVDRRGAQEIMDRFLDYVRRCSRYQLFVIDSITPLVFRFDEWHVLSFLAKCKEAADMGRTLILTLHSYAINESLRLRANSIVDAHLRLRIEELGKQLVRTMEVVKVRGAVRTVDNTVSFTVEPGVGIKGVPVSRTRA; encoded by the coding sequence ATGGAGGTAGCCCTGGAAGAGAGGGAGGAAGAGGAGGAGGAGGGGACGCCCCTTATAAGCACGGGCGTCCTGGAGATGGACAAGCGCCTTGGGGGTGGTCTTCCCCCATCCTCCCTCACCCTGATCGAGGGGGACCCGGACGCTGGAAAGAGCGTCTTCGCCCTGCAACTGGCCTTCGGCGCCCTGCGGGCCGGCTTCCGGGCCGCCATCTTCCTGGCCGAGGCCACCCCGCGGGAGGTGCTGGAGATGATGGACAGCTTCGGCATGCCCATGAGCGACTACTACATCCTAGGGCGGGCGGCCCTCTTCCCCGCCGACCTAAGGGTGGACCGCCGCGGGGCCCAGGAGATCATGGACCGTTTCCTGGACTATGTGCGCCGTTGCTCCCGATACCAGCTCTTCGTCATTGACTCCATCACCCCTCTCGTCTTCAGGTTCGACGAGTGGCATGTCCTGAGCTTCCTGGCCAAGTGCAAGGAGGCAGCGGACATGGGGCGCACCCTCATCCTTACCCTCCACTCCTATGCCATCAACGAGTCCCTGCGGCTGCGTGCCAACTCCATCGTCGATGCCCACCTGCGGCTACGCATCGAGGAGCTGGGCAAGCAGCTGGTGCGCACCATGGAGGTGGTGAAGGTGCGGGGGGCAGTGCGCACCGTGGACAACACCGTCAGCTTCACCGTGGAGCCGGGGGTGGGCATAAAGGGGGTGCCGGTGTCCCGCACCAGGGCCTAG
- a CDS encoding archaellin/type IV pilin N-terminal domain-containing protein, with translation MCKRILRGLWRLAKDERGITGLETAIILIAFVIVASVFAFVVLSTGLFSAERGKETVFAGLQKAQANLELHGSVVVTSSGGTPDNITFELALAAGGAPINLDPDATTNTVVMNYIDQDAREADIPYTVNWILGDGDSLLEPGELAEISIALPTPSGNNLSANEHFTIEVIATNGGTMLIARTMPAGIDPVMDLH, from the coding sequence ATGTGCAAGCGAATATTGAGGGGACTTTGGAGGCTGGCGAAGGACGAGAGGGGCATAACGGGCCTTGAGACGGCCATCATCCTCATCGCCTTCGTCATCGTGGCCTCCGTGTTCGCCTTCGTGGTCCTCTCCACGGGGCTGTTCAGCGCCGAACGGGGCAAGGAGACGGTGTTCGCCGGCCTGCAGAAGGCCCAGGCCAACCTGGAGCTCCATGGCTCGGTGGTGGTCACCTCCAGTGGTGGCACGCCCGACAATATCACCTTCGAGCTAGCCCTGGCTGCGGGCGGTGCCCCCATCAACCTAGACCCAGATGCTACGACTAATACTGTAGTGATGAACTACATCGACCAGGACGCCCGGGAGGCTGATATTCCTTACACCGTCAACTGGATATTGGGTGATGGTGACAGCCTGCTGGAGCCTGGGGAGCTGGCCGAGATCAGCATCGCCCTGCCTACCCCTAGCGGTAACAACCTGAGCGCCAACGAGCATTTCACCATCGAGGTCATCGCCACCAACGGCGGCACCATGCTCATCGCGCGCACCATGCCAGCGGGCATCGACCCGGTGATGGATCTGCACTAA
- a CDS encoding MMPL family transporter, whose amino-acid sequence MLSIRDLSVGGIALAAARHPRPVLLGWGILVAVSVVLVLLVLPGSLSPVVRFLTPVESQRADDVLEAVRGPLRAQEAVVVSSPIYSVDEAAFREQVGALQRAALGLGPQAVESVLTYYDTGLDALRSPDGRATVMVVVLTQRPEQAARSTIGVLRRALAEASQEGFQVLMAGEASLVHDLDALAERDLRRAELVGVPMATVVLLLVFGSLAAAALPLAMAGVAIVMALGIVAVVGRAVDAPVFTINIVVTMGLAVGIDYALFVLSRYREERRSGVAAERAVEVVCATAVRAIFFSGLVVVLSLIGVMLVPFNVFVGLALGAASAVLVAILACLTLLPAILSVLKDRTSFLSLPVPRAVETALRGMWWSRIVLRRPAFSAAVGLAILLPMAAMALEMETGVSGYKTLPNELPAKKGFLALEERFSYGLASPVEVVVKGDLAAPSVQKGIEALKEALASHPDFASPVLVQPFLEKAVTVVTAPVRGDPVSAEAQAAVRRLRELVRQTFQGAPVEAMVTGEAARMLDYVEMTRSYAPLTYGLVLGLSAVLLMVAFRSVVLPFVAVVLNLFSVGAAYGLIALVFQRGWGQMVGLPQTEAVEVWIPLFLFALVFGLSMDYQVFLLSRVREHYGRTRDAAEAVARGLEATGSVITGAALIMVAVFAVMGAGELTDLRQAGLGLAFAIFVDATVVRLVLLPSILRLMGQRVWYLPPFLRWLPRFPLGHEG is encoded by the coding sequence GTGCTCAGCATCCGTGACCTCTCCGTCGGGGGGATAGCGCTGGCAGCGGCGAGGCACCCCCGGCCTGTCCTTCTGGGGTGGGGGATACTGGTAGCCGTAAGCGTGGTACTGGTCCTTCTGGTCCTCCCTGGATCGTTGAGCCCGGTGGTGAGGTTCTTGACGCCGGTGGAGTCCCAGCGTGCCGACGATGTCCTGGAGGCGGTGCGAGGCCCTCTGAGGGCGCAGGAGGCCGTGGTGGTCTCCTCCCCCATCTACTCGGTGGACGAGGCGGCTTTCCGAGAGCAGGTAGGAGCGTTGCAAAGGGCAGCCCTAGGCCTGGGCCCACAGGCTGTGGAATCGGTCCTTACCTATTACGACACGGGCCTGGACGCCCTCCGGTCGCCTGATGGTAGGGCCACGGTAATGGTGGTGGTCTTGACCCAGCGCCCAGAGCAGGCGGCCCGCTCCACCATAGGGGTGCTGAGGCGAGCCCTGGCCGAGGCCAGCCAGGAGGGGTTCCAGGTGCTCATGGCGGGGGAGGCCAGCCTGGTGCACGACCTGGACGCCTTGGCTGAGCGGGACCTGCGGCGGGCGGAGTTAGTAGGAGTGCCGATGGCCACAGTGGTCCTGCTCCTGGTCTTCGGCTCCTTAGCGGCTGCCGCTTTGCCTTTGGCCATGGCCGGGGTGGCCATCGTCATGGCCTTGGGCATCGTGGCAGTGGTGGGGAGGGCTGTGGACGCGCCTGTGTTCACCATCAACATCGTGGTCACCATGGGCCTGGCGGTGGGCATCGATTACGCCTTATTCGTCCTCTCGCGATATCGCGAGGAGCGCCGGTCCGGGGTGGCGGCTGAGAGGGCCGTGGAAGTGGTATGCGCCACGGCGGTGCGGGCTATCTTCTTCAGCGGGCTGGTGGTGGTTCTCTCCCTGATTGGGGTGATGTTGGTTCCCTTCAACGTGTTCGTAGGGCTGGCCTTGGGGGCGGCATCTGCCGTATTGGTGGCCATTTTGGCCTGCCTGACCCTTCTGCCAGCCATTTTGTCCGTCCTGAAGGACAGGACATCGTTCTTGTCCCTCCCCGTGCCCCGGGCCGTGGAGACGGCGCTGCGGGGAATGTGGTGGAGCCGTATCGTCCTAAGGCGTCCGGCCTTTTCGGCGGCGGTGGGGCTGGCGATACTCCTTCCCATGGCAGCCATGGCCCTAGAGATGGAGACAGGCGTCTCGGGCTACAAGACGTTGCCCAATGAGCTCCCCGCCAAGAAGGGGTTTCTGGCTTTGGAGGAGCGGTTCTCCTATGGCCTGGCATCTCCCGTGGAGGTAGTGGTGAAAGGGGACTTGGCCGCCCCTTCAGTCCAAAAGGGCATCGAGGCCCTTAAAGAGGCCCTTGCATCCCACCCCGACTTCGCCTCTCCCGTCTTGGTGCAGCCGTTCCTGGAAAAGGCGGTGACGGTGGTCACGGCCCCCGTGAGAGGCGACCCCGTGAGCGCCGAGGCCCAGGCGGCGGTCAGGCGCTTGCGGGAGCTAGTTCGCCAGACCTTCCAAGGAGCTCCCGTGGAGGCGATGGTGACAGGAGAGGCCGCCCGCATGCTGGACTACGTGGAGATGACCCGCTCCTATGCTCCCCTGACCTACGGCCTAGTCCTCGGCTTGAGCGCGGTGCTCCTCATGGTGGCCTTCCGTTCCGTGGTGTTGCCTTTTGTGGCCGTGGTCTTGAACCTCTTCTCTGTAGGGGCTGCCTACGGGCTCATTGCCCTAGTGTTCCAAAGGGGATGGGGCCAGATGGTGGGCCTGCCGCAGACTGAGGCTGTGGAGGTATGGATCCCGCTTTTTCTGTTCGCCTTGGTCTTCGGCCTCTCCATGGACTATCAGGTCTTTCTGCTGAGCCGAGTGCGGGAGCACTACGGGCGGACAAGAGACGCCGCGGAAGCGGTGGCCCGCGGTCTGGAGGCCACCGGCAGCGTCATCACCGGTGCTGCCCTCATCATGGTGGCCGTCTTCGCCGTGATGGGGGCGGGAGAGCTGACGGACCTGCGCCAGGCGGGCCTGGGGCTGGCCTTCGCCATATTCGTCGATGCCACCGTAGTGCGGCTGGTGCTCCTCCCTTCCATCCTGAGGCTGATGGGGCAGCGCGTGTGGTATTTGCCCCCCTTCCTGCGGTGGCTGCCACGCTTTCCCCTTGGGCATGAGGGCTGA
- a CDS encoding glycosyltransferase, giving the protein MATGGKMVGVMGGHWLEMLSLGALVTWAALAAFRGRFWAVEPQLPSPSARETWPAVVAVVPARNEASILPATLPTLLAQDYPGPFHIVLVDDNSVDGTGRVALEVAYGMGMAHRLKVVTGGPTPHGWAGKVWAMAQGLAAAPLHFPFVLFTDADIAHPPHGLRRLVDLALRLDLDLASVMVRLRREGLWEALLVPPFVYFFAKLYPFRWVADPRRRTAAAAGGCMLVRREALAKAGGLQAIASALIDDCALARLLKDRGRAGGGRLWLGHSPDHRSLRRYGGLPGVWRMVARSAYEQLRHSPIILALTVLGMAWIYLGPPGALLLGLWREEWWGAATAAAAWAIMSATYVPMLKWYQLSPLWAPTLPLAAALYTAMTIDSALRHWRRRPVPWRAPYEEGPSPATMD; this is encoded by the coding sequence ATGGCCACAGGCGGTAAGATGGTGGGCGTAATGGGCGGACACTGGCTGGAGATGTTGAGCCTGGGGGCGCTAGTGACCTGGGCAGCGCTGGCCGCCTTTCGGGGGCGCTTCTGGGCTGTGGAGCCCCAGCTGCCATCCCCCTCCGCTAGGGAGACGTGGCCAGCAGTGGTGGCCGTGGTCCCGGCCCGCAACGAGGCCTCCATCCTGCCCGCCACCCTCCCCACCCTGCTGGCCCAGGACTACCCAGGCCCCTTCCATATAGTGCTGGTGGACGACAATAGCGTGGACGGCACAGGCCGGGTGGCCCTTGAGGTGGCCTATGGCATGGGCATGGCCCATCGCCTAAAGGTGGTAACCGGGGGCCCCACCCCTCATGGATGGGCAGGCAAGGTGTGGGCCATGGCCCAAGGGCTTGCCGCTGCCCCCCTCCACTTCCCCTTCGTGCTGTTCACCGACGCCGACATCGCCCACCCTCCCCATGGCCTGCGCAGGCTCGTAGACCTGGCCCTAAGGCTGGACCTGGACCTAGCCTCGGTGATGGTGCGTCTGCGTCGGGAGGGGCTATGGGAGGCCCTGCTGGTGCCTCCCTTCGTCTATTTCTTCGCCAAGCTCTATCCCTTCCGTTGGGTAGCGGACCCCCGAAGGCGGACGGCCGCGGCCGCTGGAGGGTGCATGCTGGTGCGGCGGGAGGCCCTGGCCAAGGCGGGCGGCCTGCAGGCCATAGCCTCAGCCCTCATCGACGATTGCGCGCTGGCCCGTCTGCTGAAGGACCGGGGGAGAGCGGGAGGGGGGCGCCTGTGGCTTGGGCACTCCCCCGACCATCGCAGCCTTAGGCGTTATGGTGGCCTCCCTGGGGTATGGAGGATGGTGGCCCGCAGCGCCTATGAGCAGCTCCGCCACTCGCCCATCATCCTGGCCCTGACAGTGCTAGGGATGGCCTGGATCTATCTGGGCCCCCCGGGGGCCCTCCTGCTGGGGCTGTGGCGAGAAGAATGGTGGGGAGCGGCAACCGCGGCCGCCGCCTGGGCCATCATGAGCGCCACCTACGTCCCCATGCTCAAATGGTACCAGCTATCGCCCCTCTGGGCCCCCACCTTGCCTCTCGCCGCCGCCCTCTATACGGCCATGACCATCGACTCGGCCCTGCGCCACTGGCGCCGACGTCCTGTGCCGTGGCGGGCACCCTACGAGGAGGGGCCATCTCCTGCTACCATGGACTAA
- a CDS encoding TerC family protein: MEYPIWAWAAFTVGVIFMLLLDLQVFHREAHEVRAREAAAWSLVWIAAGVLFGLFVWWERGGQAGLEYFTAYLIEKSLSLDNVFVWMVVFGYFALPPRYQHRVLFWGVVGAIVMRGLFIAAGVSLLKAFHWVVYVFGAILVVTGLRLAFKGEEEVLPEHNPILRVVRRFIPMTETYEGQAFFVRRAGRLMATPMLAVLVVVETTDIMFAVDSVPAVLAITREPFIVWTSNVAAILGLRALYFLISGVLRQFRYLHYGLAVVLIYVGGKMAASEFYKIPTLISLGVIAVIVGTAIVLSAVAEMRERAQAAQPVNPGPTHGHGKDG, translated from the coding sequence ATGGAGTATCCCATCTGGGCCTGGGCGGCCTTCACCGTCGGCGTCATCTTCATGCTTCTACTGGACCTCCAGGTGTTCCACCGTGAGGCCCACGAAGTGCGTGCTCGGGAGGCCGCAGCCTGGAGCCTGGTATGGATCGCTGCCGGTGTGCTCTTTGGATTGTTCGTGTGGTGGGAGCGGGGAGGCCAGGCAGGTCTGGAGTACTTTACGGCCTACCTGATAGAGAAATCCCTCAGTCTGGACAACGTCTTTGTCTGGATGGTTGTCTTCGGCTACTTCGCCCTGCCCCCCCGCTATCAGCATCGCGTCCTCTTCTGGGGGGTGGTGGGGGCCATTGTGATGCGCGGGCTCTTCATCGCCGCCGGGGTGAGCCTCCTGAAGGCCTTCCACTGGGTGGTCTACGTCTTCGGGGCCATCCTGGTGGTCACCGGCCTGCGCTTGGCCTTTAAAGGTGAGGAGGAGGTCCTGCCCGAGCACAACCCCATCCTCAGGGTGGTGCGACGCTTCATCCCTATGACGGAGACGTACGAAGGCCAAGCCTTCTTCGTGCGGAGAGCCGGACGCCTCATGGCCACCCCTATGCTGGCGGTGCTGGTGGTGGTGGAGACCACCGACATCATGTTTGCCGTGGACTCGGTGCCAGCGGTGCTGGCCATCACTCGCGAGCCTTTCATCGTTTGGACCAGCAACGTGGCCGCCATCTTGGGTCTGCGAGCCCTCTATTTCCTTATCTCTGGCGTCCTGCGCCAGTTCCGCTATCTCCATTATGGCCTGGCGGTGGTTCTCATCTACGTGGGGGGGAAGATGGCAGCCAGCGAGTTCTACAAGATACCTACCCTCATCTCCCTGGGCGTCATCGCCGTCATCGTGGGCACAGCCATCGTCCTATCCGCGGTGGCGGAGATGCGGGAGCGGGCGCAGGCTGCCCAGCCTGTCAACCCTGGCCCCACCCATGGTCATGGGAAGGACGGATGA
- a CDS encoding L-threonylcarbamoyladenylate synthase: MGRTDDGRPSPRVLKVDPLRPQREVVEEAGRALREGLLVAFPTETVYGLGAHALKAEAVARVFLVKGRPPDNPVIVHVGYPADVEVVAREVPKAALLLMARFWPGPLTLVLPRSPAVPDVTTAGLDTVAVRMPSHPVALAIIRAAGVPVAAPSANRSGGPSPTRAEHVLEDLGPDVDVVVDGGPCPIGVESTVLDLTGEEPLLLRPGGVAKEALEAVLGHPIRLGRGEEAARSPGTRHRHYAPRAQVMVVPGPELEAAARRFTAQGKRVGVIATRPIALPAGCHVRVMTNGLPQYARELFHILREMDRLGCDVVIAEAVEEKGLGLAIMDRLRRAAAR, from the coding sequence ATGGGAAGGACGGATGATGGAAGACCATCCCCCAGGGTGCTAAAGGTGGACCCTCTGCGGCCCCAGCGGGAGGTGGTTGAGGAGGCGGGGCGGGCGCTACGGGAGGGCCTGCTCGTGGCCTTCCCTACGGAGACGGTCTATGGGCTGGGGGCCCACGCTCTGAAGGCGGAGGCCGTGGCCAGGGTCTTTCTGGTGAAAGGGCGCCCCCCTGACAACCCTGTCATCGTCCACGTGGGCTACCCGGCGGATGTGGAGGTGGTGGCCAGGGAGGTGCCAAAGGCTGCCCTCCTGCTCATGGCCCGCTTCTGGCCAGGCCCCCTCACGCTGGTATTGCCACGTTCCCCCGCCGTGCCAGACGTCACCACCGCTGGTCTGGACACGGTGGCGGTGCGCATGCCCTCCCACCCTGTTGCCCTGGCCATCATCCGGGCGGCGGGGGTGCCGGTGGCCGCCCCCTCCGCCAACCGCTCTGGAGGGCCCAGCCCCACCCGCGCCGAGCACGTGCTGGAGGACCTGGGCCCAGATGTGGACGTGGTGGTGGACGGCGGGCCCTGCCCCATAGGCGTGGAGTCCACCGTCCTCGACCTCACCGGCGAGGAGCCTTTGCTTCTGCGCCCCGGCGGGGTCGCCAAGGAGGCGCTGGAGGCAGTGTTGGGGCATCCCATTCGCCTCGGGCGGGGGGAGGAGGCAGCCCGGTCCCCAGGCACCCGTCATCGCCACTACGCCCCCAGGGCGCAGGTCATGGTCGTCCCCGGTCCAGAGTTGGAGGCCGCGGCGCGCCGCTTTACGGCCCAGGGGAAGCGGGTGGGGGTCATCGCTACCCGCCCCATCGCCCTGCCAGCGGGATGCCACGTGAGGGTTATGACCAACGGCCTCCCCCAGTACGCGCGGGAGCTCTTCCACATCCTGCGAGAGATGGACCGCTTAGGATGCGACGTCGTCATCGCCGAGGCGGTGGAGGAGAAGGGGCTGGGGCTGGCCATCATGGACCGGCTGCGCCGGGCAGCAGCCCGCTAG
- a CDS encoding GYD domain-containing protein, translating to MPVYIMLSTLTEEGAKTIKENPARVKEVNQELERQFGLKVVAQYAVLGPYDFVNIVEAPDNETVARASAEMASRGSVKIQTLAAIPMDEFIARMQR from the coding sequence ATGCCGGTGTACATCATGCTCAGCACCCTCACCGAAGAGGGGGCCAAGACCATCAAGGAGAACCCGGCGCGTGTCAAGGAGGTAAACCAGGAGCTGGAGAGACAGTTCGGCCTTAAGGTGGTGGCCCAATACGCCGTCCTGGGCCCCTACGATTTCGTCAACATCGTCGAGGCCCCTGACAACGAAACGGTGGCTAGGGCCTCGGCGGAGATGGCCTCCCGTGGCTCGGTGAAGATCCAGACCTTGGCTGCCATCCCCATGGACGAGTTCATAGCGAGGATGCAGCGCTAG